In the genome of Nitrospira japonica, one region contains:
- a CDS encoding TonB-dependent siderophore receptor — protein sequence MKRIGNVGFRLIVGLGIPFFLMMTAWPVRANGHGLSNEETALPGLIRVAKGDSVRFDIPPQQLTGALTAFAEQSSWQVFYSADMADNVRSQGVTGSLEPEKALKELLSGTGLSFRVTQPRTVTLVQEEGAVVPPPIIAAPEVQPQGASGPPEGSGRADTKPLKVQEVVVKDVRMRDPGMSYVAEETNSATKSDIPLLETPQSVSVITRGRMQSQEVNTMAEALRYTAGVQGEPSGFEPRLTWLRLRGFESSTDGLFKDGLQLRNPSFGTTYNLEPYGAEQVDVLRGPASFLYGQGSPGGLLNFITKRPTLDPVRDVQMVVGNFNRYEGRFDFGGKITESDTLSFRLTGLFRESGTQIDHVPYDRIFVAPALTWRMSSRSSLTFLATYQKDNVNALQWLPSSGTLLPNPNGVVTPHRFGGQPSTDHYNRSEYHVGYEFRHEFAGNWNFLQKVRYNQNNVNQATTYIFALEPDQRTGLRDEWSDVGRLGGLAMDNQLHGKFSTGSLHHSVLGGVDFWRTTFALQRQFAEASSVDVFNRYDYGTPGVIPYFNSNQEFTQYQTGVYVQDQVKYDQWLLTGGIRHDWAKNETADLLANTNQSQTDKKLTGRAALTYLFQTGLAPYISYSTFFLPSIGVNPGGQQFKPETGMQYEAGIKYQIPRTRAFVTAAVFDLTRENYVQTDPGTFLPVQRGKARSRGVEFEGSASLDSGLDIIAAYTFLDTKILETTDPVEQGKMFIQTPPQFGSMWVKYTFPEGLLKGFGFGGGARYTGHTYADRANTIKVPSYVLGDAVVDYLWKQWRFALNVTNIFNRHTFACFNEGQTCTYNELRTVVGTVAYKW from the coding sequence GTGAAGAGAATCGGCAACGTGGGGTTTCGACTGATCGTCGGCTTGGGGATTCCGTTTTTCCTGATGATGACGGCCTGGCCTGTCCGAGCGAACGGACATGGCCTCTCGAACGAAGAAACCGCGCTACCCGGATTGATTCGCGTCGCGAAAGGGGACTCGGTACGGTTCGACATTCCACCGCAACAGCTTACCGGCGCGCTCACGGCGTTCGCCGAGCAAAGCAGCTGGCAGGTGTTCTACAGCGCGGACATGGCCGACAACGTCAGGAGCCAAGGTGTGACGGGATCGCTGGAGCCGGAGAAAGCGTTGAAAGAACTGCTCTCCGGCACGGGACTGAGTTTTCGCGTTACCCAGCCGCGCACGGTCACGCTGGTGCAGGAGGAAGGGGCCGTCGTTCCTCCGCCCATTATCGCGGCGCCGGAGGTGCAACCTCAGGGCGCATCGGGACCGCCGGAAGGGTCCGGGCGCGCCGACACCAAGCCGCTGAAGGTGCAAGAAGTCGTGGTGAAGGACGTGCGGATGCGCGACCCCGGCATGTCCTACGTGGCCGAGGAGACGAATAGCGCGACGAAAAGCGATATCCCGCTGCTCGAAACGCCCCAGTCCGTCTCGGTCATCACCCGCGGACGGATGCAATCGCAGGAGGTCAATACGATGGCCGAAGCGCTACGATATACCGCGGGCGTGCAAGGCGAGCCGTCCGGGTTCGAACCTCGTCTCACCTGGCTCCGGCTGCGTGGTTTCGAGAGTTCAACCGACGGACTGTTCAAGGACGGCTTGCAGCTTCGCAACCCCTCGTTCGGTACGACCTACAATCTGGAGCCGTACGGCGCGGAACAGGTGGACGTGCTGCGAGGTCCCGCGTCGTTTCTGTACGGGCAAGGGAGTCCGGGCGGGCTGCTCAACTTCATCACGAAGCGGCCGACGCTGGACCCCGTGCGCGACGTCCAGATGGTCGTGGGCAATTTCAACCGCTATGAAGGCCGGTTCGACTTCGGCGGGAAAATCACCGAGAGCGACACGTTGTCCTTTCGCCTGACCGGCCTCTTCCGTGAGAGCGGCACCCAAATCGATCATGTGCCGTACGATCGCATCTTTGTCGCACCGGCGCTGACCTGGCGCATGTCCTCCAGAAGCAGCCTGACGTTTCTGGCCACGTATCAGAAGGACAACGTCAACGCGCTGCAGTGGTTGCCTTCGTCGGGGACGTTGCTTCCCAATCCGAACGGCGTCGTGACGCCGCACCGGTTCGGCGGCCAGCCCAGCACCGACCACTATAACCGCTCCGAATATCACGTCGGCTACGAGTTTCGTCATGAATTTGCCGGCAATTGGAATTTTCTTCAGAAAGTCCGCTACAACCAGAACAATGTCAATCAGGCGACAACCTATATCTTTGCCCTGGAGCCGGACCAGCGGACCGGTCTCCGCGACGAATGGAGCGACGTCGGAAGATTGGGCGGCCTGGCGATGGACAACCAGTTGCACGGTAAGTTTTCCACGGGATCCCTACACCACTCCGTCCTGGGTGGTGTCGATTTTTGGCGTACGACATTTGCGTTACAACGGCAGTTTGCCGAGGCGTCTTCCGTCGACGTGTTTAACCGATATGATTACGGCACGCCGGGGGTCATTCCGTATTTCAACAGCAACCAGGAGTTTACGCAGTATCAAACCGGCGTGTACGTGCAGGACCAGGTGAAATACGACCAGTGGCTCCTGACGGGTGGCATCCGCCACGACTGGGCCAAGAATGAAACAGCGGATCTGCTCGCCAATACGAACCAGAGTCAAACCGATAAAAAACTCACCGGCCGCGCGGCCTTGACCTACCTCTTTCAAACGGGTCTCGCGCCGTATATCAGTTACTCGACGTTTTTCCTGCCCTCGATCGGAGTCAATCCGGGCGGGCAGCAATTCAAGCCGGAAACCGGGATGCAATACGAGGCCGGCATCAAGTATCAGATTCCCCGTACGAGGGCGTTCGTGACGGCGGCCGTCTTCGATCTGACCAGGGAGAACTACGTCCAGACCGATCCCGGAACCTTCTTGCCGGTCCAGCGGGGCAAAGCCAGGTCCCGGGGTGTCGAGTTCGAAGGGAGCGCCAGCCTCGATTCCGGTCTGGACATCATCGCCGCGTATACGTTCCTGGATACGAAAATCCTGGAAACGACGGATCCGGTGGAACAGGGGAAAATGTTCATCCAGACGCCCCCGCAATTCGGATCGATGTGGGTGAAATATACGTTTCCGGAAGGTCTGCTGAAAGGGTTCGGATTTGGTGGCGGAGCCCGCTATACGGGCCACACTTACGCGGATAGAGCCAACACCATCAAGGTGCCGAGCTACGTGCTCGGAGACGCCGTCGTCGACTATCTCTGGAAACAGTGGCGGTTCGCCCTGAACGTCACCAACATCTTTAACCGGCACACCTTCGCCTGCTTCAACGAAGGGCAAACGTGTACGTACAACGAACTCCGGACGGTCGTCGGCACCGTGGCGTATAAATGGTGA
- a CDS encoding RNA polymerase sigma factor — MLEQLFVTHRHTLVSTIARMVGCRHTAEDLAHEAYLRVSQALDARPILNLQNFLYQTARNLAIDYIRRERLRRGFMNDAAEADTLTAVPSAQPSPETQTMDGQRLALFDAALSTLPVRARRMLLLNKIQGLGYPEIAAQLGVSESTVYNDIRFAVAHCLAAMVEKDAL, encoded by the coding sequence ATGCTCGAACAATTGTTCGTGACGCACCGCCACACCCTCGTGTCGACGATCGCACGCATGGTGGGGTGCCGCCACACGGCCGAGGACCTCGCGCATGAAGCCTACCTGAGGGTCTCCCAGGCGTTAGACGCGCGTCCGATTCTCAATCTTCAGAACTTTCTGTATCAAACCGCCCGCAATCTGGCGATCGACTACATCCGGCGCGAGCGGCTCCGTCGGGGCTTCATGAACGACGCCGCCGAAGCGGATACGCTGACGGCCGTGCCCTCGGCGCAGCCGTCTCCGGAAACGCAGACGATGGACGGGCAGCGGTTGGCCTTGTTCGACGCGGCATTGTCGACGTTGCCGGTTCGCGCGCGGAGGATGCTGCTCCTGAACAAGATCCAGGGATTGGGATATCCCGAGATCGCCGCGCAACTCGGGGTGTCCGAAAGCACGGTCTACAACGATATTCGCTTCGCGGTGGCGCACTGTTTGGCCGCTATGGTGGAGAAGGATGCGCTCTGA
- a CDS encoding FecR family protein, with protein sequence MRSDRTPALSRPMEQALDWFLRLKEAGVGESDRRAFDAWRAADPSHAGAYRAVVAMWESPEFTASVARHGQAACEVIEQRKTRPWKRYAAIAACALLAVGLMNLTAIRVAWQSDHRTGVGERERLSFSDGSTAVLNSGSAVALQFTPEARRVELLKGETYVDVSKDPRRTFELAGGEAVARVVGTGFSMRRESDASIVTVHHGEVAVRRSGEGQEEIHLHAGDLVRVTSRGMEPVRRVDPGDAFAWVEGRIRFHDQPLGDVLAELDRHHSGVILVTDPRLNAIRVSGNYRLDNPAAVVASLADATHARVVNISSYVIILH encoded by the coding sequence ATGCGCTCTGATCGAACCCCGGCGCTCAGCCGGCCGATGGAACAGGCCTTGGATTGGTTCCTGCGCCTGAAGGAGGCGGGCGTCGGTGAATCCGACCGCCGCGCCTTCGACGCCTGGCGGGCGGCCGATCCCAGTCATGCCGGGGCTTACCGTGCCGTCGTCGCCATGTGGGAGTCTCCGGAATTTACCGCGTCCGTGGCCCGCCATGGACAGGCGGCCTGCGAGGTCATCGAGCAGCGAAAAACTCGGCCATGGAAGCGATATGCGGCGATCGCAGCCTGCGCGCTGCTGGCCGTGGGATTGATGAACCTGACCGCCATTCGCGTGGCCTGGCAGTCCGACCACCGCACCGGCGTCGGGGAGCGCGAGCGGCTGTCGTTCTCGGATGGATCGACGGCGGTTCTGAACAGCGGATCCGCGGTCGCGCTTCAGTTCACGCCGGAGGCCCGCAGAGTCGAATTGCTGAAAGGGGAAACGTATGTCGACGTCAGTAAAGACCCGCGGCGGACGTTTGAGTTGGCCGGCGGGGAGGCCGTTGCGCGAGTCGTCGGGACGGGGTTCTCCATGCGGCGCGAGTCCGACGCCTCCATCGTGACCGTCCACCATGGCGAAGTGGCTGTCCGCCGCTCCGGGGAGGGGCAGGAGGAAATCCATCTTCACGCAGGGGATCTCGTGCGCGTCACGTCTCGTGGAATGGAGCCGGTGCGTCGTGTGGATCCTGGCGACGCATTCGCCTGGGTTGAGGGTCGCATCCGATTTCATGATCAGCCGCTCGGGGACGTGCTCGCCGAACTCGATCGGCACCATTCGGGCGTCATTCTCGTCACCGATCCGAGGTTGAACGCGATCCGCGTCAGCGGTAATTACCGACTCGACAATCCCGCCGCCGTCGTGGCCTCCCTTGCCGATGCCACGCATGCGAGGGTCGTTAACATCTCCAGTTACGTGATCATTCTCCATTAG
- a CDS encoding TonB-dependent siderophore receptor, translating into MSEPMYTFDIPSQPLSSAIDEFIKVTNWQVGYGADITRGVVSPGVSGRHSAREALDGMLSGTGLTYRSSSDDTVTLERATSSLVAPVVAGAAAGAAAGAVVAASAEEGTSSIAAGQKPVKVPEIFVKDVRERDNDTKSYVAQEDGTAMRTDTPIRDVPQSVQVITRKVIEEQRTFRLQNTLENVSGINATDAALSLYDNLLIRGFVATERSYFRNGLLDPFAQFIASDTYNIRRIEVLKGPAAVLYGQGDPGGIINVVTNKALSEAAYSANVTLGNFNFYRSEIDATGPLNASKTLLYRLNVAGQKANSFIDFANRDLVAVAPSVTWLMGARTALTVDFDYLRRWSNDPYGLPAEGTYLPNINGPLPRNRSVTLGNFSNLNRTSYRVGYDISHQFNDAWSIRNAYRHSIVTDDKNSLYAFPDTLDPDQRTLQRLQVLQPAINRRHADSMITNLIGHLRFLEMDHTLLTGFELRQEKTDQFMYQVGAAPPLDLYAPDYSIPPLPFTDPPNNFLATNRTAGFYMQDQIAILHNLKAVAGLRFDYVHQMNQTAATSDSSDTTAVSPRLGLVYQPIEPVSLYTSWTRGFQPSSPGSFNASGQLFNPERSTQYEVGAKIFALENRVSATLAWFHLTRQNVLTTDPSNFLFQVATGEQRSQGVELDVTARVTPGWNVIASYAYTDAEVTKDNDPQLLNKRLANVPYNKFTIWSTYHFQEGMLRGFGVGGGLFAYSDRNGSIFVDQPVMPGYIRADGAVYYNRALEHGNWLGAKGVDVAVNMRNLLNQRYVATSYNGTPQFLFGEPFTVLATVGIKF; encoded by the coding sequence ATGTCTGAGCCGATGTATACGTTTGACATCCCGTCGCAGCCGCTGTCGTCGGCCATCGACGAGTTCATCAAGGTCACCAACTGGCAGGTGGGCTATGGAGCGGACATCACGCGCGGGGTGGTGTCTCCGGGAGTCAGCGGGCGGCACTCGGCGCGGGAGGCGCTGGATGGGATGCTGAGCGGGACCGGATTGACCTATCGGTCGTCCAGCGACGATACGGTCACCTTGGAGCGGGCGACGTCCTCTCTTGTCGCCCCGGTGGTTGCGGGCGCCGCAGCCGGGGCTGCCGCCGGCGCTGTCGTTGCGGCCTCAGCCGAAGAAGGAACGTCGAGCATCGCGGCCGGTCAAAAGCCCGTGAAGGTACCGGAGATTTTCGTCAAGGACGTGCGGGAGCGGGACAACGATACGAAGTCGTACGTCGCGCAGGAGGACGGCACGGCGATGAGGACCGACACGCCGATTCGCGACGTCCCACAGTCCGTGCAGGTCATCACCAGAAAGGTGATCGAGGAGCAACGCACGTTCCGGCTGCAAAACACGCTGGAGAACGTGTCAGGCATCAACGCCACCGACGCCGCGCTCTCGCTGTACGACAATCTCCTCATTCGCGGGTTCGTGGCCACCGAGCGGAGCTACTTTCGCAACGGGTTGCTGGATCCGTTCGCGCAGTTTATCGCCTCCGACACGTACAACATCAGGCGGATCGAAGTATTGAAAGGGCCGGCGGCAGTGCTCTACGGGCAGGGCGACCCGGGCGGTATCATCAACGTGGTAACCAACAAGGCGCTGTCCGAAGCCGCATATTCGGCCAACGTGACGCTCGGCAACTTCAACTTCTATCGGTCTGAAATTGACGCCACGGGTCCGCTCAATGCCAGCAAGACTCTGCTCTATCGGTTGAACGTCGCCGGCCAGAAGGCCAATAGCTTCATCGACTTTGCCAATCGCGATCTCGTGGCGGTGGCTCCCAGCGTGACCTGGCTCATGGGCGCCCGGACGGCGTTGACGGTTGATTTCGATTATCTGCGCAGATGGAGCAACGATCCCTACGGTCTTCCGGCGGAGGGGACGTATCTCCCGAACATCAACGGCCCGCTGCCCCGCAACCGATCCGTGACGCTCGGGAATTTCAGCAATCTCAACCGCACCTCTTATCGGGTCGGCTACGATATCAGCCATCAATTCAATGATGCCTGGTCCATTCGCAATGCCTATCGGCATTCGATCGTGACGGATGACAAGAACAGCCTCTACGCGTTCCCGGATACATTGGATCCCGATCAGCGGACACTCCAAAGATTGCAAGTGTTGCAGCCGGCCATCAACCGGCGGCATGCCGATTCGATGATCACGAATCTCATCGGTCATCTGCGGTTTCTGGAGATGGATCACACGCTCTTGACCGGTTTCGAGTTGCGCCAAGAGAAAACCGATCAGTTCATGTATCAAGTCGGCGCCGCACCGCCGCTCGACCTCTATGCGCCGGACTATTCCATTCCGCCGTTGCCGTTTACCGACCCGCCGAACAACTTTCTGGCGACCAATAGGACCGCCGGGTTCTACATGCAGGATCAGATCGCCATCCTGCACAACCTAAAAGCCGTCGCCGGCCTGAGATTCGACTATGTCCATCAGATGAATCAGACCGCTGCGACGAGCGATTCGTCGGACACCACGGCTGTCAGTCCCCGGTTGGGCCTGGTCTATCAACCGATCGAGCCGGTCTCGCTCTATACCTCTTGGACCAGGGGGTTTCAGCCGAGCTCGCCGGGCTCGTTCAATGCGAGCGGCCAGTTGTTCAACCCGGAGCGATCCACCCAATATGAAGTGGGGGCCAAGATCTTCGCGCTCGAAAACCGGGTATCCGCCACTCTCGCGTGGTTTCATCTCACTCGCCAGAACGTGCTCACGACCGATCCGTCGAACTTTTTGTTTCAGGTCGCAACGGGCGAGCAGCGGAGTCAAGGCGTCGAGTTGGACGTCACCGCCCGGGTGACGCCCGGATGGAATGTGATCGCCAGCTATGCCTATACGGACGCCGAAGTGACGAAAGACAATGATCCCCAGTTGCTCAATAAGCGTCTGGCGAACGTGCCTTATAACAAGTTCACCATCTGGTCGACATACCATTTTCAGGAGGGGATGCTGCGGGGATTCGGCGTTGGCGGCGGACTCTTCGCGTATTCGGATCGAAACGGATCGATCTTCGTCGATCAGCCGGTCATGCCGGGCTATATCAGAGCGGACGGGGCGGTGTATTACAACCGGGCACTCGAGCATGGAAATTGGCTGGGAGCCAAGGGGGTCGACGTGGCGGTGAACATGCGAAACCTGCTTAACCAGCGGTACGTGGCGACGTCGTACAACGGAACTCCGCAATTTCTGTTCGGCGAGCCCTTTACCGTGTTGGCCACGGTGGGGATAAAATTCTAG
- a CDS encoding RNA polymerase sigma factor, with amino-acid sequence MSGHDLAHLFSDHAPDVQRFLASRVSCEATAADLTQETFLRLAQLPDLQAIENFRTYVFRIAANLATDHLRARARRRSSMEDREEGVLDHPDGASTPEAALLAKEELATALAALEELSPLCRRIFSLNRFEGLPHRAIAGRLDISLSTVEKNIARALNHCRRRMKEASR; translated from the coding sequence ATGAGCGGCCACGATCTTGCCCATCTGTTCAGCGATCACGCCCCGGACGTGCAGCGCTTTCTGGCAAGTCGCGTGTCGTGTGAGGCGACGGCGGCGGATCTGACGCAGGAAACCTTTCTACGGCTGGCCCAGCTGCCTGATCTCCAGGCCATCGAAAACTTTCGCACCTACGTGTTTCGGATCGCCGCCAATCTGGCGACCGATCATCTGCGCGCACGCGCGCGGCGGCGCTCGTCGATGGAGGATCGGGAGGAAGGCGTGCTGGATCATCCCGATGGCGCTTCCACCCCCGAAGCGGCGTTACTGGCCAAGGAGGAATTGGCGACCGCGTTGGCGGCCTTGGAGGAACTCTCGCCACTCTGCCGGCGTATTTTCTCACTCAATCGATTCGAAGGGCTGCCTCATCGAGCCATTGCGGGCCGTCTCGACATCAGTCTCAGCACCGTGGAAAAGAACATCGCGCGGGCATTGAACCATTGCCGGCGACGGATGAAGGAGGCCTCCCGCTGA
- a CDS encoding FecR family protein, which yields MSGPDPTGDEQERLETEAVTWIVRLTSGDATEADHDAVNAWRRLSPDHEEAFLKVERLWIGLEGLRSHVAEPSAEFLSTKSAPASSTVASAGRGRRATARPRVAWCAIAATLSAIAITVVLQSGFFARFSADYRTGTGDQETARLADGSLLQLNTQAAVAIRFTDSTRRVDVLEGEADFQVAKDISRPFVVTTDDGNVRAVGTEFMVRKMPDTTVVTVIEGIVEIRALPGRSGGDEPVRLEAGQRLQFGPALGVGPVQRVDTHLATAWQRNKLIFEGTPLATVVDEINRYRPGHIMLLSPSLSNHRVSGVFDLDRLDSAVAAIERTLPVTTVHMTNRYVFLR from the coding sequence ATGTCCGGACCTGATCCAACGGGCGATGAACAGGAGCGTCTGGAAACTGAAGCCGTGACCTGGATCGTCAGGCTGACGTCCGGCGATGCTACGGAAGCCGATCATGACGCGGTCAATGCGTGGCGACGTCTTAGCCCGGACCATGAAGAGGCTTTTCTAAAGGTGGAACGTCTGTGGATCGGCTTGGAAGGCCTGCGTTCCCATGTCGCCGAGCCATCGGCCGAGTTTCTTTCGACGAAGTCCGCACCGGCCTCGTCGACTGTGGCAAGTGCCGGAAGAGGGCGACGTGCGACTGCGCGACCCCGGGTCGCGTGGTGCGCCATCGCGGCCACGCTGTCGGCGATCGCCATCACCGTCGTGCTGCAGTCCGGGTTCTTCGCGCGCTTTTCTGCGGATTACCGGACGGGGACCGGTGATCAGGAAACAGCCAGGCTGGCCGACGGCAGCCTTCTCCAACTCAATACGCAAGCGGCGGTCGCCATTCGGTTTACCGATTCCACGCGGAGAGTGGATGTGTTGGAAGGGGAGGCGGATTTCCAGGTTGCGAAGGATATCTCACGCCCCTTCGTTGTGACGACGGATGACGGCAACGTGCGCGCGGTCGGTACGGAATTCATGGTCCGCAAAATGCCGGATACGACGGTCGTCACGGTTATCGAAGGCATCGTGGAAATTCGTGCCTTACCAGGACGGTCGGGCGGGGACGAACCGGTCCGCCTCGAGGCTGGCCAGCGTTTGCAGTTCGGCCCGGCGCTAGGAGTCGGCCCGGTTCAACGGGTCGATACGCACCTGGCCACAGCCTGGCAACGGAACAAATTAATTTTCGAGGGCACTCCCCTGGCGACCGTCGTGGACGAGATCAACCGGTACCGACCCGGCCATATCATGTTGTTGAGCCCAAGCCTTTCCAATCACCGCGTCAGCGGCGTCTTCGATCTCGATCGGCTGGATTCCGCAGTGGCCGCAATTGAACGGACATTGCCGGTGACGACCGTTCATATGACCAACCGATACGTATTTCTCCGCTGA
- a CDS encoding RNA polymerase sigma factor translates to MTEPNSESSPQPFGESQLFNAFHACVKELKSFLTRRVGCPEAAADIVQDTYIRLAMRGEQPRHTNPRALVFRVAANLATDHARHERMREKLDAGSIDDLVVASTAPAPDAAIAAKQEDRLFKQAIAALPEKCRMVFLLRMSQELSYGQIADRLGISISAVEKHMSKAIIHCRGYVEGRGDASHG, encoded by the coding sequence ATGACTGAACCCAACTCCGAATCCAGTCCGCAGCCGTTCGGCGAATCGCAACTGTTCAACGCGTTTCACGCCTGCGTGAAAGAGCTGAAGTCGTTTCTTACCCGCCGAGTGGGATGCCCTGAAGCTGCGGCGGACATCGTGCAGGATACGTACATTCGCTTGGCGATGAGAGGCGAGCAACCCCGACACACGAATCCGCGCGCGCTGGTCTTCAGAGTCGCAGCAAACTTGGCCACGGACCATGCAAGACATGAGCGCATGCGGGAGAAACTCGATGCCGGGAGCATCGACGACCTCGTGGTCGCCTCAACGGCACCGGCTCCGGACGCGGCGATCGCGGCGAAGCAGGAGGATAGGCTGTTCAAACAGGCCATCGCCGCGTTGCCCGAGAAATGCCGAATGGTATTTCTCTTACGCATGTCGCAGGAATTGTCCTACGGGCAAATTGCCGATCGTCTTGGTATTTCAATCAGTGCGGTCGAGAAGCACATGAGCAAGGCGATCATTCATTGTCGCGGGTATGTCGAGGGACGGGGCGACGCAAGCCATGGGTGA
- a CDS encoding PepSY-associated TM helix domain-containing protein, with product MRILGVVIHRWAGLLTALFLFMSGLTGTVISWDHEIDEWLNTHLFDADTTGPAIPYLELAARIETADPRVRVSNVPLQTEPGRSLLFGVQPRVDHQTGKLYRLDYNQVFLDPGTGRELGRREWGAVAVDREHLMAFLYRLHYTLHIPNFAGQNRWGHWFMGGVALIWLFDCCVALAISFPDRQRWRKSFAIRLGSRYQLNFDLHRAGGLWTWGMLLVLAMSAVYLNLNREIVRPVVSTMTTVTPSPFDVRVQRPLNNPLEPTLDYAAAIARGQEEARLKGWTEPVGSISYNARYGIYQVRFFQPGNDHGSGGFGVRRIYIDGTDGAYLGELIPGTGTAGDMFLQLQFPLHSGRIAGVPGRIFISLMGLAVAGLSVTGIVIWLKRRGTLSALTTAPNNSSRNSLASH from the coding sequence ATGCGTATCTTGGGTGTCGTGATCCATCGGTGGGCCGGGTTGCTGACTGCCCTGTTCCTGTTCATGTCCGGGCTGACGGGCACGGTCATTTCCTGGGACCATGAAATCGATGAATGGCTCAACACCCATCTGTTCGATGCGGACACGACCGGCCCGGCGATTCCCTACCTCGAGTTGGCGGCCCGCATTGAAACCGCCGATCCTCGCGTGCGTGTCAGCAACGTGCCTTTGCAAACCGAGCCGGGCCGGTCGCTGCTGTTCGGCGTGCAGCCGCGTGTGGATCACCAGACGGGGAAACTCTATCGCTTGGACTATAACCAGGTCTTTCTCGATCCGGGAACGGGGAGGGAGCTAGGCCGTCGCGAGTGGGGTGCGGTGGCCGTGGACCGGGAACATCTCATGGCGTTTCTCTATCGCCTCCACTATACCTTGCACATCCCCAATTTCGCCGGTCAGAACCGTTGGGGCCACTGGTTTATGGGCGGGGTTGCGCTGATCTGGCTGTTCGACTGCTGTGTCGCCCTGGCCATTTCCTTTCCCGACCGGCAACGATGGCGAAAATCCTTCGCGATTCGCCTGGGCAGCCGCTATCAACTGAATTTCGACCTGCATCGGGCCGGTGGCTTGTGGACCTGGGGCATGTTGTTAGTCCTGGCGATGAGCGCGGTGTACTTGAATCTGAACCGGGAGATCGTCCGCCCGGTCGTGTCGACGATGACGACCGTGACTCCGAGCCCGTTCGATGTGCGGGTGCAACGGCCCTTGAACAATCCCCTGGAGCCGACGCTCGACTACGCCGCCGCGATCGCCAGAGGTCAGGAAGAGGCTCGGCTCAAGGGCTGGACCGAGCCGGTGGGGAGCATCTCTTACAACGCCCGGTACGGCATCTACCAGGTGAGATTTTTCCAACCCGGCAACGATCACGGGTCCGGAGGGTTCGGCGTGCGGAGGATCTATATCGACGGGACGGACGGCGCCTACCTCGGTGAGTTGATTCCCGGAACTGGAACTGCAGGCGACATGTTTCTCCAACTCCAGTTCCCGCTCCACAGCGGCCGTATCGCCGGCGTACCCGGTCGCATCTTCATTTCACTCATGGGGCTGGCCGTCGCTGGGCTTTCGGTCACAGGAATCGTGATTTGGTTGAAGCGGCGCGGCACCCTGAGCGCCTTGACGACCGCGCCGAACAATTCTTCGCGCAATTCCCTGGCGTCTCATTAG